A region of Gadus morhua chromosome 18, gadMor3.0, whole genome shotgun sequence DNA encodes the following proteins:
- the LOC115531501 gene encoding uncharacterized protein LOC115531501 has protein sequence MTVMMFFCPVERDHALLRAVEELKALVRQNNLLLQALTRQKTTAAADTPSEEFKFPMNSEEDLQRVEDLLREKSQEKALAAHLSALGGCNPGDAVRRILRHILTNHFALKFNWLGRGGKKLAFASYKVCNVVRGASASQNISASDCEAVIKNWLKCSGDRSGGRKRRESRVHEGPQQFSLPPPSPSPVILDHDTTSSDSDDDCSSLE, from the exons ATGACAGtcatgatgtttttctgtcctgTAGAACGGGATCATGCACTCCTGCGTGCTGTGGAGGAGTTGAAGGCCTTGGTGAGGCAgaacaacctcctcctccaggcccttACTAGGCAAAAaacgacagcagcagcagacactCCATCTGAGGAATTTAAGTTCCCAATGAACAGCGAGGAAGACCTTCAAAGGGTGGAGGATCTTCTGAGGgagaaatcccaggaaaaggcCCTG GCAGCACACCTTAGTGCGCTTGGGGGCTGCAATCCTGGTGACGCGGTTCGAAGAATCCTTCGCCACATCCTCACCAACCACTTCGCGCTGAAATTCAACTGGCTTGGCAGAGGAGGGAAGAAGCTAGCTTTTGCCTCCTACAAGGTGTGCAATGTAGTAAGAG GTGCATCGGCTAGCCAGAACATTTCGGCCAGCGACTGCGAGGCAGTTATTAAAAACTGGCTGAAGTGCAGCGGTGACCGGAgtggaggaagaaagaggagagaaagcaGAGTGCATGAAG GTCCCCAGCAGTTCAGTCTTCCTCCTCCGAGTCCTTCCCCGGTCATCCTGGATCATGATACAACTAGCAGCGACAGTGACGACGACTGCAGCAGCCTGGAGTGA